The following coding sequences are from one Panicum hallii strain FIL2 chromosome 5, PHallii_v3.1, whole genome shotgun sequence window:
- the LOC112894013 gene encoding uncharacterized protein LOC112894013 codes for MLLRRPLQTLTLPLLRRHLSAAAAEALVSPADHHGADALSPPYDYLPGHPRPDPKHDEVILAVPRASSGRHVAAKERKAGRVPAIVFEQENGQEGGNKRLVSVQSKQIRKLVDHLGRSFFLSRLFRLQVWSEHAGQGELVESVRVLPRKVHLHAGTDEPLNVTFMRAPSSALLKIDVPLMFIGDDASPGLRKGAYFNTIKRTVKYLCPADIVPPYIEVDLSELDVGQKLLMRDLKVHPALKLLQSPDQPICSIIGSRAPEQKKGK; via the exons ATGCTCCTCCGGCGACCGCTCCAAACCCTcaccctccccctcctccgccgccacctctccgccgccgccgccgaggcgctCGTTTCCCCGGCAGACCACCACGGCGCCGACGCGCTCTCCCCTCCTTACGACTACCTCCCGGGCCACCCGCGGCCGGACCCCAAGCACGACGAGGTGATCCTCGCCGTGCCGCGCGCCTCCTCGGGCCGCCACGTCGCCGCCAAGGAGCGGAAGGCCGGGCGCGTCCCCGCCATCGTCTTCGAGCAGGAGAACGGCCAGGAGGGTGGCAACAAGCGCCTAGTCTCTGTGCAGTCCAAGCAGATCCGCAAGCTCGTCGACCACCTCGGCCGCTCATTCTTCCTCTCCAGGCTGTTCAGGCTCCAGGTCTGGTCAGAGCACGCGGGGCAGGGAGAACTCGTCGAGAGCGTCCGCGTCCTTCCGCGAAAG GTACACCTGCATGCAGGCACTGATGAACCTCTGAATGTCACATTCATGAGAGCCCCTTCTTCTGCACTTCTGAAAATAGATGTTCCTCTGATGTTCATTGGAGATGATGCTTCACCTGGTCTCAGGAAAG GAGCTTACTTCAACACCATAAAACGAACAGTCAAGTATCTCTGCCCTGCTGACATCGTACCACCATACATTGAAGTGGATCTGAGCGAGTTGGATGTAGGACAAAAGCTTCTGATGCGTGACCTGAAAGTTCACCCTGCATTGAAGCTGCTTCAGTCACCAGATCAGCCCATTTGTAGCATTATAGGATCGAGGGCTCCTGAACAGAAGAAGGGAAAATAA